The genomic stretch TGCTACTCGCGATCATGGCAACCATTGCTGGCAGTATGTCTGAGCGGCTGTTTACTCAGTTTAAACGCGTTGGTAACCAGCTCAACTACCAACAGGCCTATTGGTACAGCATCGGCGTAGAAGCGCTTGTGCAAGACGGTATTAGGCAAAGTTATAAAGATAGTGATACCGTAAACTTAAGTCAGCCGTGGGCGTTAGAAGAACAAGTGTACCCACTAGATTATGGCCAAGTTAAGGGGCGCATCGTTGATGCTCAGGCGTGTTTTAATCTCAATGCGCTAGCTGGCGTTGCGACGACTTCAAGCAACCAGACACCTTATTTAGTGACAGTTTGGCAGACCTTATTGGAGAACCAAGACGTTGAGCCTTATCAGGCAGAGGTTATCGCGAATTCAAGCTGGGAGTTTGTTGATAGCGATACTCGAGCGACCTCTTCCGCTGGCGTAGAAGACAGTACCTATGAGGCGATGAAGCCATCTTATTTGGCGGCTAACGGCTTAATGGCAGACGAATCAGAGCTACGAGCCGTTTATCAAGTTACGGGTGAGGTGATGAATAAGGTTCGCCCATTTGTTTGCGCTCTGCCTAGCGATGATTTCCGCTTGAACGTGAATACACTAACGGAAAAACAAGCACCACTATTGGAAGCGATGTTTGCTCCGGGCTTAAGTGAATCGGATGCGAAACAGCTGATAGACAAACGTCCATTTGATGGTTGGGATACGGTGGATGCTTTTATGCAAGAGTCTGCCATTGCTGGTGTCAGTGGCGAAGTTAGCAAAAAAGCCAAAGCATATTTAACTGTAGATAGTGCCTATTTTGAGCTAGATGCAGAGGTATTAGTTGAGCAGTCACGTGTGCGTATACGGACGCTTTTCTATAGTAGTAATCGAGAAACAGTGACGGTAGTACGCCGTCGTTTTGGAGGAATCAGTGAGCGAGTTTCTGACCGTTCGACTGAGTAGCGAACCACAAAGCCCTGTGCAGTGGTTAGTTTG from Vibrio pomeroyi encodes the following:
- the gspK gene encoding type II secretion system minor pseudopilin GspK encodes the protein MTHRPNKLVATSSAFGRKQRGVALIIILMLLAIMATIAGSMSERLFTQFKRVGNQLNYQQAYWYSIGVEALVQDGIRQSYKDSDTVNLSQPWALEEQVYPLDYGQVKGRIVDAQACFNLNALAGVATTSSNQTPYLVTVWQTLLENQDVEPYQAEVIANSSWEFVDSDTRATSSAGVEDSTYEAMKPSYLAANGLMADESELRAVYQVTGEVMNKVRPFVCALPSDDFRLNVNTLTEKQAPLLEAMFAPGLSESDAKQLIDKRPFDGWDTVDAFMQESAIAGVSGEVSKKAKAYLTVDSAYFELDAEVLVEQSRVRIRTLFYSSNRETVTVVRRRFGGISERVSDRSTE